The proteins below come from a single Lodderomyces elongisporus chromosome 3, complete sequence genomic window:
- the hrf1 gene encoding Protein transport protein yif1 (BUSCO:EOG09264P74), which translates to MSNPYGYAADSYQAQQAHLHHPQPQQPIPIQTNQPQSYISQPQHGHQYQPQGQGQGHGQGHGQGQGQGQGQGLSQQHNQGQKGQFSFLNDPAAALASQFARTGFDQSNQYIQDNFNFGSFSGDIKYYFQVSNSYVLRKILLILFPYRHKDWNRISTKETGINQFLPPSHDVNAPDLYIPVMSFVTYILLWAVFQGLKGDFHPQVFGYLASQTLAFFILDIVVFKTGLYLLNCSQSKIYDIISFAGYKYIVIIMLLCLKQSMGAYLGYLYYFVVLLLIANLSIFLMRSLRFIILPQYSNGAAGVGNSVTSKQRKIRIQFLFIYSVVVQGIIILYMSK; encoded by the coding sequence ATGTCGAATCCTTACGGATATGCTGCTGATAGTTATCAGGCACAACAAGCACATCTTCACCACCCACAGCCACAACAACCAATTCCTATACAAACAAATCAGCCTCAGTCATATATTCTGCAACCGCAACATGGACACCAGTATCAACCTCaaggacaaggacaaggacaTGGACAGGGACATGGACAAGGACAGGGACAGGGACAAGGACAAGGTTTactgcaacaacacaaccaggGGCAAAAGGGTCAATTTAGCTTTTTAAATGATCCAGCAGCGGCTTTGGCCTCACAATTTGCAAGGACCGGGTTTGACCAATCAAATCAATACATCCAAgacaatttcaatttcggATCCTTTTCAGGTGATATCAAGTACTATTTCCAAGTGAGCAACTCGTATGTCTTGCGCAAGATCTTGCTCATATTGTTTCCCTACAGGCACAAGGACTGGAATAGGATCAGCACAAAGGAAACAGGCATTAACCAGTTTCTTCCCCCATCGCATGATGTCAATGCACCAGACTTGTACATCCCAGTAATGTCCTTTGTCACGTATATCTTGCTCTGGGCAGTATTCCAAGGCTTGAAAGGAGACTTTCACCCACAAGTTTTTGGCTATTTGGCCTCACAAACATTGGCCTTTTTCATCTTGGACATTGTTGTATTCAAGACTGGATTATACTTGCTCAATTGCTCACAAAGCAAGATATATGACATTATCAGTTTTGCTGGATACAAGTACATTGTGATCATTATGCTCTTGTGCTTGAAGCAATCGATGGGCGCATATTTGGGCTATTTGTATTACTTTGTTGTCCTATTATTAATTGCAAATTTGTCGATATTCTTGATGAGGTCATTGAGGTTTATCATATTGCCTCAATACCTGAATGGCGCCGCAGGTGTTGGCAACTCAGTGACTAGCAAACAGAGGAAGATCAGAATACAGTTTTTGTTCATATACTCTGTTGTAGTTCAGGGCATCATCATTTTATACATGAGCAAGtag
- a CDS encoding uncharacterized protein (BUSCO:EOG09265KPR) → MGKRKSSTRKPAKKIKQTLDTQFTCLFCNHEKSVICTLDKRNLLGELHCKICGQSFQTAINGLSQAVDVYSDWIDACEDLAEEAEKNGREVGYGGESGDEEVEGRSRKEDVYSDEEEEVEDQRRSYAPTSSRDIVDSDDDDY, encoded by the coding sequence AtgggaaagagaaagtCATCGACAAGAAAGCCGGCCAAAAAGATCAAACAAACATTAGACACACAGTTTACATGTCTCTTTTGCAATCACGAGAAATCAGTGATATGTACGTTGGACAAGCGGAATTTATTAGGGGAGTTGCACTGTAAGATTTGTGGTCAAAGTTTCCAGACGGCAATAAATGGATTGAGCCAAGCGGTGGATGTGTACAGTGATTGGATTGATGCGTGTGAGGATCTTGCTGAAGAGGCGGAGAAGAATGGCAGAGAGGTAGGATATGGTGGAGAGAGTGGGGatgaagaagtagaaggGAGAAGCAGAAAGGAGGATGTGTATTctgatgaagaggaagaagtagaagatCAGAGGAGGTCTTATGCTCCGACAAGTAGTCGGGATATCGTCGATTCTGACGACGACGattattga